The nucleotide sequence TTTGTGGTGTATATTCTTTCACTTCGGGTAAGCATAAACTTTGTATGTTTTTCATTGTAATTTCATCAATCACACCGCTGTTCTTTAAGTCCTTAACCGTGCTTGTTATTGATTCTGCAATGGTATTTCTCATGATTTCACCTCTATAAAACTCCCCTTTTTTATTGCTATATTCAATTTCTCATTTGTTAGAGACAACAACACCTTTGCCAATTCTTTGAAGGCATGAAGTTCTTTGGAAGATAAATTTGCTTTTTCGTTTTTTGCAAAGCCATAAATAAAAAATGCTTTGTCAGTATGTTTATAACAAATAATTGTTCTTCCACTTCCACTTTTTCCTTTGCCCTGGAAACGAATACGCTTTTTAATGATATGACCACCTAAATTTGCCTCATAGTTACCATCTTTGACTTCATTCAATGCGTTTGAAAGTTCATTATCAGGTATATTTTGCTTTTTTGCCCATTTTGCAAAATGCCTGGTCATTAATTTTTTCATAATTTAATATAACACCGAGTGATATAGTTTTCAACAAAAAAATAGCTCTTTTTACTCCTCGCTTCTGGGTTGCGGGACGCCCGTAATTGAATTATGAATGATGAGTTATAAGTTTTGAGTTAAAGAAATA is from Thermodesulfobacteriota bacterium and encodes:
- a CDS encoding type II toxin-antitoxin system RelE/ParE family toxin, which encodes MKKLMTRHFAKWAKKQNIPDNELSNALNEVKDGNYEANLGGHIIKKRIRFQGKGKSGSGRTIICYKHTDKAFFIYGFAKNEKANLSSKELHAFKELAKVLLSLTNEKLNIAIKKGSFIEVKS